In Thermodesulfovibrionales bacterium, the genomic stretch AAACTCCGATGAATATCATTCTCGATGAGAAATCCCGATCTCTCAGTATAAAATCAAGTGATAAATTACTCATCCCTTTCTTCTCACAGGAATCAATCAACAAGACATTAGAATTTCTCACCTCTCCTCATTTAGAAGGTAGAAAGGCCGGCTCAGATGGAGCAATGAGGGCTGCTGAATTTATCAGAGAATCCTTTAGAAAGGCTGGACTACAGCCCCTAAATAGTGATTATCTTCAGAAATGGCATGATGAAAAAGGCATGACCTTTGCCAATGTTATAGGAAAAATAAAGGGAAGGTCTGAAGAATGTATAATCATAGGAGCCCATTATGACCATCTTGGGAAAGATGATAAAGGAAATATCTATCCTGGTGCTGATGACAACGCAAGCGGTGTTGCCCTTCTTCTGGAGCTGGCAAGGATAAAGGCTGAAAAAGGTGGAATCAACAGGGACTTAATATTCATTGCCTTTACCGGTGAGGAATACGGCAGAAAAGGTTCAAGACACTTTGTTGAACATGCTGACTCATACAGATGTATAGCAATGATAAATCTTGATACTGTGGGCAGACTGGAGGGAAGAAGACTCCTTGTCATCGGTGCCCATTCAGCAAAGGAATGGCCCATGCTTCTTAAGGAGGCATCCCTTATTTCAGGCATTAAGATTGATATCGCAAAGGAAGATCTTGATTCAAGTGACCAGAAAAGCTTTGAGGAGGCTGGCATTCCGGCCATACAATTATCTTCCGGACCTCATGAAGACTACCACAAAATAACCGATACCATTGACAAAGTTGATATTGATGGCATAATTAAGATAGGGACTTTTACAGAAGAGTTAATAAAGAGAGTGGACAGACTCCCGGAACTGAGCTTCACAGGCAATATAAATAAAAGAACCTCACAAGAAGAAAGTAAAAGAAGGGTAAGTATAGGCACAATACCTGATTTTACATATAAAGGCACTGGATACAGAATTAGCGGAACAACAAAGGGTTCTCCTGCCCATGAGGCTGGTCTGAGGGAAGGAGATGTGATAATAGAGGTCAGCTCAAAACCTGTAAAGGGTATCAGGGATTTTTCTGAATATCTTAAAAACCTTCAGCCGGGTGATAAAATCCTGCTAAAGATAGAAAGGGATGGAAAGACCTTAAACATTGAGGTTGAATTAAGGGAGAGGAAGTGAACTCCATCAGACTCAGATTAAAAGGTTTAATCTATCTTTACAGCTTAATTATTATCTTTTTTTCTGTTTCTGCAGATGCATCATCAGTAATCATTAAACCTGATGTACTCTATCCGGGAGATATATTTTTTATAAAATTATCTTATCCTGCTGAAAGCCTGCTCAGGGCTGAGTTTAATGGCATAGATTTATACTTTTCATCCTGCGGTGAGCGATGCAGTTACGCCATCGGAGCAATAGATATAGAAACAAAACCAGGAGTTTACAGGATTAAAATCTTTCCTAAAAAGGGGAGAGAGATCTTTTTTTCTATCAAGGTAAGAAAAAAGGAATTTCCTTTAATTCATCTTGAGCTACCAGAAGATAAGGTGACATTAAGTCCTGAAAATCTCGCAAGGGCAGAGGCAGAGGAGGAACTTCTCAGGGCTATCTGGCAACTGAGAACAGAAAGGCTCTGGAGCGGGGTATTCACTAAACCAATTGAAAGCGAAGTATCAACATCATATGGTGTAAAAAGAATGATAAATAGAAAAAAGTTGAGTATCCACAAGGGAATTGACCTGCGGGCAAAAGAAGGTGATCCTGTAAAGGCTGTTAATAATGGAAGGGTTGTTCTAACAGAGGAATTATTCTTTGGTGGAAAGACTGTTGTGATTGATCATGGTGAGGGACTCTTTTCTGTGTACATGCATCTATCTGGATATACTGTAAGAGAGGGCGACATTGTCTTAAAAGGTGACCTGATCGGCTTTGCCGGTGCAACAGGCCGAGCAAGTGGACCACACCTTCATTTCGGATTCAAGGTTAAAGATATAAGTATAAATCCTGAGTCTCTTTTTGAATTAAAGGAGCTACCTCCCCCTTATGAGTAAATTCGGGAAAAAATCTATGATTGAAGTTCTGCTATATCTATTTCCTCAGGATATCCGTATACTTTTAAGCCGCTCTCTTTTGCAAATGCAAGGGCTGAACTCTCTACCATTGGAGAGATTATAATCTTTGTGTTAACTTTTCTTCCCTACTTTTTCTCATAAACCTGAACCTTTCTGAGAAAGGTAATAACATCGCCTTTACTTATAGAAGATTTTATCTCAGCCACAGTAATAAAACCGTTCTTTATAATCAGGTCAAGTTCTACCTGATCTGGCTTTCCGAAGACGATACCCTCTTCATCTATTGTCCTGTATCTTTCAACCTTTACAGGAAAATCTTCCTCCAGGATGCCTTTTATTGCGTCCCTGAAAGAAGACTCTGCCCTTAAACCCCACCTTGAACCAAGGGCGCCTATACCTGTATCATATTTCCTGTGTAGAAACTTTATTTCTTCAAGTATGGAGTTTATTACCATCTGATTCTCCTCCCACTTCCTCTGGTTCTCCTCCCACTTCTTAGCCCATTCCCTCTCAAGACTCTCAAGATGCCTCTGATTCTCCTCCCACCTCCTCTGGTTCTCCTCCCACTTCCTCTGATTCTCCTCCCACTTCCTCTGGTTCTCCTCTCTCTCCTTCCTTAATTCTTCCAGGAGTCTGTCGAACCTGTCCTCGGTCTTCTTTTTATCAGCAAACTTTTCAGCAGAGATCTTGAGAATAAATTCTCTTATTTCAGGGTCCTTTTTAACAAAACGGGGCACTTCTCTCAGGATAATCTTTTTTATTTCTGTTTTTGTAAGAGGTTTTAGAGCTGATTTTTTCATAAATAATAATCACACAGATAAATCTAAAAAGTCAAATGATTCTTTATACCGCCCTCTCATAAATCCTGAACTTTTTATATAGCGTTGCGCCTATCATCTCAACAAGTCTCTGAACCTGAATATTGTCTTCCAGAATCCATGAAAACTCTACCTTTTTAAATCCTTTTCTTTTTACCTCTTTAAATCCTTCCCTGAATAGCAGTGCATCAACCCCCCTCTGTCTGAAACCAGGTCTTATACCAAGAAGAAGCAATCTCAATCCCTTTACCTTTCTCATGGCAAAGATTGCCTTAAGAAGTGTCAGCGGATTAAATTTCCCCTTCATTACCCTGAGCACCACATTATAATCAGGAATTAGTCCCAGAAAACCAACTGGTTCGTCTTTATAGTGAGCTATAAGCATTAGCTCAGGAACGATTATGCTCTTTAATTGATGGGCCATAAATCTTATCTCATCATCTAGGAACGGGATAAAACCCCAATTATTCCTCCATGCCTCATTGTATATGAGTTTGAACATGAGAAGGTCATCCTCAAGCCTGCTCATATCAACCTTTCTTATCCTGATCCCCCTTCTGTCGGCTATCTCAGCAATCCTGTTGACTTTCTCATCCAGTTCAGAAGGAATATCGGCTATATAGGCATAAAGATCCTTTGACTTTACAAAACCGCAGGCTTCCATTAACTCATTGTAATAAGGAGGATTATAAGGTGTAAGTAACATGGGTGGATGTTGAAAACCCTCAATGAGAAAACCACATTCTTCATTTGTCGATAGGTTCATGGGTCCTCGCATTATTTGGAGTCCTGCTTCTCTGAGATCTGAAGCAACCCTCTCAAGTAATGCTTCTGCAACAGCTCTGTCGTTTATTGATTCAAAGAGTCCAAAGAATCCTGCCCTTTCATTGTGTATGGAGATATGCCTGTGATTTATAATGGTGGCTATCCTTCCAGCCACCTTTCCATCCTTCATGGCGATATAGAGTCTTACATCTTCATGCCTGAAGAAAGGATTTGCCTCTGAAAGATAGACCTTCTGGTCTTTTATAAGAAGGGGTGAAAAAAAGGGGTCATCTTTATAATTCTCAAAAGGGAAAAGGATAAAGGCAGAGAGAAGCTCATCACCCTCAGCCCGTAAAACCTCTATCATCTTATAAGACCGAGGGTCCTTCCTACTTTCTTGAATGCTTCAAGGACAAAGTCCAGATGTTCATCTGTATGGGTTGCCATATAGGATGTCCTTATAAGTGCCTTTCCAGGAGGAACCGCTGGACTCACCGCGACATTTGCAAAGACACCCTCAGCCTCAAGCATCTTTACAAAGGTGAAGGCAGTTGCATCCTCACCCACTATTACAGGAACAATTGGTGTCTGGGTAGGCCCTATCTCAAATCCAAGATTTTTGAAACCCTCTATCATCTTTCTTGTATTCTTCCAGAGCCTTTCCCTTCTTTCGGGCTCCTTCTCTATTATGTCAATAGCTGCGCTCACTGCTGCTATTGATGCCGGTGGAGGGCTTGCACTGAATATAAGTGAACGGGCAAAATGTTTTATATAATTTATGACTTCCTTAGAACCAGCGACAAATCCACCTATTGAAGCAAGGCTCTTGCTGTATGTTCCCATTATGAGGTCAACCTCTTGCTCAAGTCCAAAATGCTCTGCAGTACCCCTGCCGGTTTTTCCAAGAACACCAATTCCATGGGCATCATCAACAAGAAGCCTTGCTCCATACTTCCTCGCAAGCCTTAAAACCTCAGGTAGGTTAATTATATCACCTTCCATGCTGAATACACCATCAACAACCACCAGACATGCCCTTCCGTTGTTTTCTGTAAGAACTCTCTCAAGATCCTGAGGATTATTATGCTTGAACTTCCTAACCTCACCAAAGGAAAGCCTGCATCCATCAATAATGCTTGCATGATCCATCTTATCTATTAAGACGAGGTCATCCTTCCCTACAAGGGCGGATATCACTCCAAGATTCACCTGAAAACCCGTGGAAAAAACAAGTGCGGCTTCTTTACGCATGAACCTGGCTAATTTTTCTTCAAGCTCAACGTGGATATCAAGAGTACCATTCAGGAATCTTGAACCAGCACATCCTGTTCCGTATTTTTTGATTGCCTCTATGGCTGCCTCTTTGACCTTTGGATGGTTTGTAAGACCGAGATAATTATTAGAGCCAATCATGATAAATTTCCTTCCATTCATTATCACAACTGGATCCTGTGCAGACTGGATGGTTCTGAAGAAAGGATATATACCCTTCTCCATGAGCTCATTGGCTGCAGTGAACTTGTAACACTTTTCAAATAGGTCTTTTTTCATTACAGCCATCTGTGAAGTCTGTACCAGTTTGCTGTCCATTTCATCCCTTCCCGAATATTTACTTTTGGATTAAAGCCCAGCTCATCTCGGGCCCTTGATATATCACATATCCAGTGAGTGTATCTCAGCTCAATTAATTTGTCGTTGTTTATTATACTATTTTTCGCGACCTTTGATGCAAGCCTTCCAATAAAGGGCATCAGATTTCGCGGAATTCTTATCCTGACCGGTTTTTTCTGCAGGCTCTCTGCGATGGCAAAGGCAATCTCATCACTTGTTATAATAGACCCATCAGCGAGAAAATAAATCTTACCCTGAGCCTCGGGTCTCAGGGCTCCGAGAATAATTCCTTTCACAAGATCTTCTACATAAATAAGGGAATAGTAGGCTTTTCCAAAATAGGGCATTATCCCGGCATTGACCATTTTAAAAAAGACAAAAAAATCTCTGTCCCTCGGCCCGTAAACAGCGGTTGGTCTCAAGATTGTAAAGGGAATACTCTCCTTGTGTTTAAGTAAAACCTCCTCGGCAAGTAATTTGCTTTTACCGTAGGCTGAAACAGGTGTGGCTGGAGAATCTTCACATTTTGGTCTTCCATTATCAGATGGTCCTGCTGCAGCAAGACTGCTTAAAAGGATAAATCTTTTAAGGCCAGGATTATTCTTTATTGCAACATCAATAATATTCTCTGTACCTTTAACATTCGCTCTGTAAAACTCATCCCAGGAAGATGCCTTTGTTAAACCTGCAAGATGGAAGATATAATCAAATTTCTTGATCTTCTCAAGTGATTCCCTTACGCAGCAATCTCCCTCAATAAAATTTACCTCAAGCCCTTCAAGCCATTTTTTATTTGAAAGATCTCTCACGAGACAGTAAACTTCAAACCCTTTTTTTATGAGAGCCTCAGCTAGATGACTTCCGATAAAACCCGTACCACCTGTAATAAGTGCCTTCATATGTTATATTCTCTTTCAATCAGCATAAAATAGTCAAGTTATTTATTGGCAAGCCTCTTTATTGTTTCTTTCAATTCTTTTAGATCAGATGACTTTACTACATAGGCCTCTGCAGCCCACACACCAAAATCATCTCTGTAGTCATAGGCTGTTGACATTATAACAGGAATATTTGGATCCTTATTTTTCATTGCCCTCAACACAGCTATACCATCCATATCAGGCATGAGGATGTCAAGGGTAACAATATCAGGTTTTTCTCGTTCAAATAGCTCTATTGCCTCTTTACCTGATGTGGCTGCAAAGACCTGATATCCTTCATCCTCGAGCTCTTCTCTGTAAAGTCTTAGGATACTTTCATCATCATCAACAATAAGTATCTTCATAAAATACCTCCTTGATTGCCACGGAATAAAGGTAAAAATATTTTAAAACTTGTACCTTTCCCTATAACTGTCTCTACTTCTATTCTTCCGCCATGTTCATCGATGATCCTCTTGGTAATAGCCAGACCGAGTCCTGTACCACCTGCTTTTGTCGTGAAAAAGGGATTAAAAATATTTGGCAGATCCTTTTCATTTATTCCAGGACCTGTATCCTTTATAATTATAACACCCTCTGAATTCTTTTTGTCAGTAATTATTGTAATAATACCATCTCTTTCAATTGCCTGAATGGCATTGGTAAAAATATTGATTACTGCTTCCTTTATTCTTCCCGCATCAACTGGAAGTCTCAAAAATGTGTTGTATTCCTTCCTGACCTGTATTTTTCTGTTATTCAATTCTTCTCTATAAAGGAGAACGATATCATCAAGAAGAGAATTTATATCGGTCTCTTCAATGGCAAGTCCCATCCCCCTGACAAAGCTCAATATGTCATGAAGGATATTTTCAAGTCTGTTCACCTCTTTTGTGATTATCGACGCATATTCTTTAAGTTTACCATCAAGTCTTGCTTCTAGCCTTCTTGCAAAACCTCCTACTGAAACAAGGGGATTTCTTATCTCATGGGCTACCTTTGCAGCCACCTCTCCAAGAGCAGCCATCTTCTCCGATGCCTGAAGCATCTCCCTGAGTCTCTTTAATTCTGTTATATCTCTTACCACATGTACAGTTCCGAGAAAACCACCTGTTGAATCAAATAATGGAGAGGTGGAAGAAAGACTGGTTATCCCTAAATAGGGATCCTCAAATTCCTCCACATAGGCTTTTTTATCTATTACTGTTTTATGATGAGGGCAATTTTCATAGGGTCTATCCATTCCATGAAAGACTTCATAACATTTTTTTCCAATAACAGCCTCCTTGGTCCATGTCCTTTCTATACCCTCTTCCATGCATCTTTTATTCAACCTTTCAAGTACAGCCCTGTTTATGTTTTTTATAGTGTAATCAGCAGTAGTGATATAGATCATATCTGATATTGATTCGAAGATATTTTCAAGCTCTGCTTCTGCAAGTCTTACCCTTTCAAAAAGTCTTGCATTCTCAATGGCTGCTGCCACCTGATTAGAAAAACCTGTAAGAAATCTTATATCATCCTCTGTAATGGGTCTTCTGTTAAAGAGATTATCAACCCAGAGAAGTCCTATTACCCTGTCCCTTGATATAAGAGGAACTACAGCATAGGCCTCTGTTCCAAGCTGCTGAACAAGAACCGGGTCAGATAAAGGCTCGGTCTTTACATCAGTTATGTTGAATATCCTTTTTTCCTTTACAGATCTGGTAAGGACCGTGTCTTCTGAAAGAGGTATTTCTATATTAAGGGAAAGTCTGTCAAGAAGAGAGTCCTTTCTCAGGGGACCTGATTCTATTTCCTTCAAGAGATCTTCAAGAGTCTTGCGCTCCATGGAAAGACTCGACCAGACCCTCCAGGCCTCTTCAGGACTTGACGGTCCAACACCCATTGCTCCCTTTAATATGCCTCTTTCTTCATCAACGAGAAAGAGAATTGCTCTGTTAAATCCAAGACCATCGCTCATGGTAACGGCTGTAAGAATCATCCTAAGAAGTCTGTCAAGCTCAAGGGTGCTTCTCATTGCAGAACTGATAAAAAAGAGCCTTGAAAGTTCCTGATTCCTCTTTGCAAGCTCCCGCTCATACCTCTTCTTTTCCGTAATATCCCTTGATATACCGCTTATTCCTATGATATTGCCGTAGGCATCCTTTATTGGAGAAAGGGTAAGACTGACCTCTATAACAGAACCATCCTTCCTCAGTCTGTATGTCTCTATATCTTTTAAAACCTCTCCTCGCCTTATCCTTTCTGTATATTCTCTTTCGATGTCATATAGTCCTTGGGGAATAAATGGCAGGTATTTACCAATGACCTCCTCTACCTTAAATCCATAAATCCTTTCAGCACCTTTATTCCAGGATGTGACAATTCCATTAAGGTCTGAGGTGACAATTGCATCAGCAGTGTTTTCAATAACACTCTCAAGATACTCCTTGGTCTGCATCACTTCTCTGTAAAGTCCCATGAGCTCTTCCTGATAAAGGACCCTCTCAGAAACATCCTGAATAAAAACTATCACCTCTTTTACTGAACCATCTCGGTCCTTTATTGGATAGGAGCTCAGCTCACTGTAGGAAAAGACATCCTTCGCCCTTACCCTCTGGGACATGAAGTTAATCTCGCCTGTTTCAAAGGTTGCAGCAGCAACACAATGAGGACAGACTGGCGCAATCTCATGAAAGACCTCCCTT encodes the following:
- a CDS encoding PAS domain S-box protein; translation: MKLRTRLILFLIAFLSLTIITGIGFISLSLTLKEEIVILHDVNAFHKQDEQLKDAFTAYVSAISRYVNTGSENLKVVILKREENIKAILRDIEGSGRSPETVQRIKSNLISISDETSRLLKKEFTDKNLQKNYQRIMDFYRSVQDDLDRLHMESIRLIDGAIERGMDIQRNIFLNIIALFTVSIAAAGFLLLMLRRSIDRPFKKLLDATERISGGELTYRVELGRDEFGIIAERFYEIVDKLRLKLRTAELFLEVSRPVSGVDLKDYLDHTVLKISKGFDTLAEIYMLEPEEYRFKLFSTSHPELSRIKEILYHNIEFIKDSGVIWSNRIGTSEELRFIYDGIHESAIIAPLYSHDQLRGLLVLRRRHIDSFIKDDLYSSEVLSHILSSIIRNAELYSELQAGYERFRSLYEFGKAISGEVNISELLNKSCYEIWKVFNAPSLIWIEIEKGKELYFYPPDFFSQKELSAIKEGLVEPEAPYLSFPFQAKDYKGQLLLKPTRVFTERDIQLAHGIIPFLVIDIDKAMAFEQIVDRERETEESKRRMEILFDSVRGGIVTLDKEFRIVSINKYMEHWIEHPEVLVGRDSREVFHEIAPVCPHCVAAATFETGEINFMSQRVRAKDVFSYSELSSYPIKDRDGSVKEVIVFIQDVSERVLYQEELMGLYREVMQTKEYLESVIENTADAIVTSDLNGIVTSWNKGAERIYGFKVEEVIGKYLPFIPQGLYDIEREYTERIRRGEVLKDIETYRLRKDGSVIEVSLTLSPIKDAYGNIIGISGISRDITEKKRYERELAKRNQELSRLFFISSAMRSTLELDRLLRMILTAVTMSDGLGFNRAILFLVDEERGILKGAMGVGPSSPEEAWRVWSSLSMERKTLEDLLKEIESGPLRKDSLLDRLSLNIEIPLSEDTVLTRSVKEKRIFNITDVKTEPLSDPVLVQQLGTEAYAVVPLISRDRVIGLLWVDNLFNRRPITEDDIRFLTGFSNQVAAAIENARLFERVRLAEAELENIFESISDMIYITTADYTIKNINRAVLERLNKRCMEEGIERTWTKEAVIGKKCYEVFHGMDRPYENCPHHKTVIDKKAYVEEFEDPYLGITSLSSTSPLFDSTGGFLGTVHVVRDITELKRLREMLQASEKMAALGEVAAKVAHEIRNPLVSVGGFARRLEARLDGKLKEYASIITKEVNRLENILHDILSFVRGMGLAIEETDINSLLDDIVLLYREELNNRKIQVRKEYNTFLRLPVDAGRIKEAVINIFTNAIQAIERDGIITIITDKKNSEGVIIIKDTGPGINEKDLPNIFNPFFTTKAGGTGLGLAITKRIIDEHGGRIEVETVIGKGTSFKIFLPLFRGNQGGIL
- a CDS encoding NAD(P)-dependent oxidoreductase, producing the protein MKALITGGTGFIGSHLAEALIKKGFEVYCLVRDLSNKKWLEGLEVNFIEGDCCVRESLEKIKKFDYIFHLAGLTKASSWDEFYRANVKGTENIIDVAIKNNPGLKRFILLSSLAAAGPSDNGRPKCEDSPATPVSAYGKSKLLAEEVLLKHKESIPFTILRPTAVYGPRDRDFFVFFKMVNAGIMPYFGKAYYSLIYVEDLVKGIILGALRPEAQGKIYFLADGSIITSDEIAFAIAESLQKKPVRIRIPRNLMPFIGRLASKVAKNSIINNDKLIELRYTHWICDISRARDELGFNPKVNIREGMKWTANWYRLHRWL
- a CDS encoding M23 family metallopeptidase, with the protein product MNSIRLRLKGLIYLYSLIIIFFSVSADASSVIIKPDVLYPGDIFFIKLSYPAESLLRAEFNGIDLYFSSCGERCSYAIGAIDIETKPGVYRIKIFPKKGREIFFSIKVRKKEFPLIHLELPEDKVTLSPENLARAEAEEELLRAIWQLRTERLWSGVFTKPIESEVSTSYGVKRMINRKKLSIHKGIDLRAKEGDPVKAVNNGRVVLTEELFFGGKTVVIDHGEGLFSVYMHLSGYTVREGDIVLKGDLIGFAGATGRASGPHLHFGFKVKDISINPESLFELKELPPPYE
- a CDS encoding DUF3782 domain-containing protein, whose translation is MKKSALKPLTKTEIKKIILREVPRFVKKDPEIREFILKISAEKFADKKKTEDRFDRLLEELRKEREENQRKWEENQRKWEENQRRWEENQRHLESLEREWAKKWEENQRKWEENQMVINSILEEIKFLHRKYDTGIGALGSRWGLRAESSFRDAIKGILEEDFPVKVERYRTIDEEGIVFGKPDQVELDLIIKNGFITVAEIKSSISKGDVITFLRKVQVYEKK
- a CDS encoding response regulator — encoded protein: MKILIVDDDESILRLYREELEDEGYQVFAATSGKEAIELFEREKPDIVTLDILMPDMDGIAVLRAMKNKDPNIPVIMSTAYDYRDDFGVWAAEAYVVKSSDLKELKETIKRLANK
- a CDS encoding pyridoxal phosphate-dependent aminotransferase family protein; its protein translation is MDSKLVQTSQMAVMKKDLFEKCYKFTAANELMEKGIYPFFRTIQSAQDPVVIMNGRKFIMIGSNNYLGLTNHPKVKEAAIEAIKKYGTGCAGSRFLNGTLDIHVELEEKLARFMRKEAALVFSTGFQVNLGVISALVGKDDLVLIDKMDHASIIDGCRLSFGEVRKFKHNNPQDLERVLTENNGRACLVVVDGVFSMEGDIINLPEVLRLARKYGARLLVDDAHGIGVLGKTGRGTAEHFGLEQEVDLIMGTYSKSLASIGGFVAGSKEVINYIKHFARSLIFSASPPPASIAAVSAAIDIIEKEPERRERLWKNTRKMIEGFKNLGFEIGPTQTPIVPVIVGEDATAFTFVKMLEAEGVFANVAVSPAVPPGKALIRTSYMATHTDEHLDFVLEAFKKVGRTLGLIR